In Cryptomeria japonica chromosome 10, Sugi_1.0, whole genome shotgun sequence, a genomic segment contains:
- the LOC131068829 gene encoding uncharacterized protein LOC131068829, which translates to MGKRFDRENSRESGGEEEVWFCGLNREVEELITVLEDGLEEGNVMEDDVICSLMKSLEQEITSCSCSENVWSSQGEIRTCDVETSEDEISYLMNASDDDLGIPPSLPVMDLPCLKDEEVVEEVWNYEDCCEHIVLYDEGQEREFYGFGSGVEYIL; encoded by the coding sequence ATGGGTAAAAGATTTGATAGAGAAAACAGTAGAGAAAGCGGAGGAGAAGAAGAAGTTTGGTTTTGTGGGCTTAATAGGGAAGTGGAGGAGCTTATCACTGTGCTGGAAGATGGACTGGAGGAAGGAAATGTTATGGAGGATGACGTTATCTGTAGCCTTATGAAAAGTCTTGAACAAGAGATCACTTCTTGTTCTTGTAGTGAGAATGTATGGTCATCCCAGGGTGAGATTCGAACCTGTGACGTGGAAACATCAGAGGATGAGATAAGTTACTTGATGAATGCCTCGGATGATGATTTGGGCATTCCGCCTAGCCTCCCAGTGATGGATTTGCCTTGCTTAAAAGATGAGGAAGTTGTAGAAGAGGTATGGAATTATGAAGATTGTTGTGAACATATTGTACTCTATGATGAAGGGCAGGAACGAGAATTTTATGGCTTTGGTAGTGGTGTTGAATATATTCTCTAA